A window of the Podospora bellae-mahoneyi strain CBS 112042 chromosome 6, whole genome shotgun sequence genome harbors these coding sequences:
- a CDS encoding hypothetical protein (COG:I; EggNog:ENOG503NUZ8), which yields MAELDTLDIIVLAAILLGTVAYFTKGKLWGVAKDPYASSLAAASGAKAGKTRNILEKMEESGKNCIIFYGSQTGTAEDYASRLAKEGKSRYGLETMVADLEDYDYDNLDAIPEDKVVMFVLATYGEGEPTDNAVDFYEFINGDSPQFTLDNEPALGNLNYVAFGLGNNTYEHYNIMVRNVDKALQKLGAHRIGQAGEGDDGAGTMEEDFLAWKDPMWKALAEKMGLEEREAVYEPVFGIVERDTLTAESPEVYLGEPNKTHLDGTPKGPFNAHNPYIAPIAESYELFNVKDRNCLHMEVDISASNLSYQTGDHLAVWPTNPGEEVDRFLNVLGLTEKRKDVISVKALEPTAKVPFPTPTTFDAIVRYHMEICAPVSRQFLATLAPFAPDEASKAEMTKLGGDKDYFHDKINVHHLNIGRVLEIVGKGQKWSNVPFSAFIEGITKLQPRYYSISSSSLEQPKKISITCVVEEQKLPGREDPFRGVSTNYLLALKQKQNGDPNPSPYGLTYEITGPRNKYDGIHVPVHVRHSNFKLPSDPLKPVIMVGPGTGVAPFRGFVRERRKMVENGQTVGKTILFFGCRKSTEDFLYSKEWEEAKQVMGDSFEIVTAFSRESNKKVYVQHRLKERSKEINELLEKKAYFYVCGDAANMAREVHNVLGQIISEERGVPEAKAEDIVKNMRASNQYQEDVWS from the exons ATGGCTGAACTCGATACGCTGGACATTATTGTCCTAGCCGCCATCCTCTTGGGGACGGTGGCATACTTCACCAAGGGCAAGCTTTGGGGCGTCGCCAAGGACCCATATGCCAGCTCTCTCGCGGCCGCCAGTGGCGCCAAGGCTGGAAAGACAAGAAACATtctggagaagatggaggagtcTGGCAAGAACTGCATTATTTTCTATGGATCGCAAACTGGCACCGCTGAGGACTACGCCTCGAGACTCGCAAAGGAGGGCAAGAGCCGTTATGGCCTCGAGACCATGGTTGCCGACTTGGAGGACTACGACTACGACAATCTCGATGCCATCCCTGAGGACAAGGTCGTCATGTTTGTGCTTGCCACCTACGGTGAGGGCGAGCCCACTGACAACGCTGTTGACTTTTACGAGTTCATCAACGGAGACTCCCCGCAATTCACTTTGGACAACGAACCCGCTCTTGGCAACCTGAACTACGTCGCTTTCGGTCTTGGCAACAACACTTATGAGCACTACAACATCATGGTTCGCAACGTGGACAAGGCCCTTCAGAAGCTGGGTGCCCACCGCATTGGTCAGGCTGGCGAGGGCGACGATGGCGCTGGCACCATGGAAGAGGATTTCTTGGCTTGGAAGGACCCTATGTGGAAGGCTCTCGCTGAGAAGATGGGTCTTGAGGAGCGCGAGGCTGTTTATGAGCCCGTATTTGGTATCGTTGAACGTGACACTCTTACTGCCGAGTCCCCTGAGGTCTACCTTGGTGAGCCTAACAAGACCCACCTCGATGGTACCCCCAAGGGCCCCTTCAACGCGCACAACCCCTACATCGCCCCTATCGCCGAATCCTACGAGTTGTTCAACGTCAAGGACCGCAACTGCCTTCACATGGAAGTCGACATCAGCGCCTCCAATCTCAGCTACCAGACTGGTGACCATCTCGCTGTTTGGCCCACCAACcctggcgaggaggtcgaccGGTTCCTCAATGTCTTGGGTCTCACTGAAAAGCGCAAGGATGTTATCTCTGTCAAGGCCCTGGAACCCACCGCCAAGGTCCCCTTCCcgacccccaccaccttcgATGCCATTGTTCGCTACCACATGGAAATCTGCGCTCCTGTCTCTCGTCAATTTCTCGCTACTCTTGCCCCCTTCGCTCCCGACGAGGCTTCCAAGGCTGAGATGACCAAGCTCGGTGGTGACAAGGACTACTTCCACGACAAGATCAACGTTCATCATCTCAACATCGGCCGCGTTCTGGAAATTGTTGGCAAGGGTCAGAAGTGGTCCAACGTCCCCTTTTCCGCTTTCATTGAGGGCATCACCAAGCTGCAACCCCGTTACTACTCCatctcgtcctcttcccttGAGCAACCCAAGAAGATTTCTATCACCTGCGTCGTCGAGGAGCAGAAGCTCCCCGGTCGTGAAGATCCTTTCCGCGGTGTCTCTACCAATTACCTCTTGGCTCtcaagcagaagcagaacggcgaccccaaccccagcccctATGGTTTGACTTACGAGATCACTGGTCCCCGCAACAAGTACGATGGTATCCACGTCCCCGTCCACGTCCGCCATTCCAACTTCAAGCTGCCCTCGGATCCCCTCAAGCCTGTCATTATGGTTGGTCCTGGTACCGGTGTTGCTCCTTTCAGAGGTTTCGTACGTGAACGCAGAAAGATGGTTGAGAACGGTCAGACCGTTGGTAAGACCATATTGTTCTTTGGCTGCCGCAAGTCCACCGAGGACTTCTTGTACTCcaaggagtgggaggaggccaagcAGGTCATGGGAGACAGCTTCGAAATTGTTACTGCCTTCTCTCGCGAGAGCAACAAGAAGGTCTATGTCCAGCACCGGCTGAAGGAAAGGTCCAAGGAGATCAACGAGCTccttgagaagaaggcttaCTTCTATGTTTGCGGTGACGCCGCCAACATGGCCCGTGAGGTACACAATGTGCTGGGCCAGATCATTTCTGAGGAGAGGGGTGTCCCAGaggccaaggctgaggaCATCGTGAAGAACATGAGGGCTTCCAACCAGTACCAG GAGGACGTCTGGTCATGA